TCctgtggcggtggcgacggtcTTGGTCGTCTCGGATACGTGGTATGTCTCATCCACCGATCTGATTGCACCAACACCGGCGCTGACCCTGTCGGTTAGGCCGCTGACCCTGTCGGTTAGGCCAATCCTCTTGCTCAGCTCCGCAGCCTTGGCTGCGGCAGTCGCTGTTACCTGATGGGACTCATCAAAGGCTCTAGCCCTGGCCAGTGCATCCTTGCTGAGTACGTATCCCCTTGCTAGCATTGTCTTCACAACATCCTGAGCAATCGTCAAAGCTTCTTGTGGAGTGGAATTGAACTGGCATGTTTGATAGGTCTGTTTAAGTTTCAGCAATCAAGTCAAATGTCAGCTACTGGCATTTGGAAGAGTTGGAAACTATGCTACTGTTCAAATTCAAACAGGGATGGTGGCTCGCcggttcgttcaaaaaaaaattcaaacaaggCAATATTCGGATTAGCATACCCTGTATTCAATTTCCTCCTCTGTATACCAATTTGGTGTGTCCCAGAAATTGTATGGTTCATTAGGCTGTCCCCAGCGAGCTATACAAACTGGCTGATCCACAATAGTAGCCCCCTGTAATGATGCAAAGTGACATCAAATGAACAATAGAGAAAGTTGGTGTTTGACAATGTAAAAGAGATATGATGACATATTAGTAATCTAAGTAGTTCCAAGAGCAGATTAGTAATCTAAGTAGTTCCAAGAGAGTATGTGGGCATATGGTAGCTTCCTAAGTGACTGAATTTGGAATATATCAAATTGAAAGAGCCTCTGATACCTAAAATCGTTTTTTCCAACTGACACCtaaaatagtgaacagtggacatattatatactccctccgtcccctaatataagggattttaatattttgcttgcattgtttgaccactcttcttattcaaaaaaattgtgcaaatataaaaaacgaaaaatttgtgcttaaagtactttggataataaagtaagtcacaaaaaaaaataatttcaaatttttttgaataagacgaatgccAAACAATgcaagtaaaatgtcaaaatcccttatattaggggacggagggagtacttgataCTGAAAATAGAAGTACTGTTTTCACTATTTGTTTAGTGGTAACAGTTATAAATTTCCAGGATTTCACCATTGTGAAACCAGAGTTCAACCGCATAGTTGAGAGCGGAATATGGTAGTCCAGGACCGTGATCAGTGATCATTTGTGTAAATAGATTTAAGATGGATAAGTGTAGAACTCAAAAGGAAGAATTAAAGAATTTATAGTTAGGTAGGAAAGAATTAGTGATAGGAATCAGACacgcattgaaaaaaaaattgatccaGGCATCTGCTTTGAAAGATACTGCTACCAAAAAAACTTACACTGAGCAATACTGCAGTTTCCAAGGAATAGGGTTCCTTGAATGTCACATAAGCAGTAGAACCATATTCTCCTGATCTGTTGAAAATTGTTAAATTCGTCATAAAATGATAAGATGGATGATGAGAGGATCCATACATCCAAATAAGCTGAATTCTTAAATTGCTAAATCAGGTTACAGTTAAAGACGAAGAATGTTCAAACTTTTAAACAGGATGAAAGTGAGATCTAGAAGGTAGAATACAAGAAGCATGGTACAACTCAGTGACTACTTATTTAGTGATAATCTTGGCATGGATATTGTAAAGGGTCACCTAAATATTACTTCCAATGCAGAGGCCAGGAATGTAAACAGTaaaccatttccattatctgaAAAAACTATTAACTTCTGAATGGACAAGTAAACAACATAACCTGATAAGTTCTATATGCTCAATCGCTCCAGAGAATGAAAAGAACTCATGAAGATCACTTTCAGATGCCCTGCTTGACAGGTTAGTAACTTCAACTGTGTATCCCGTACCACTCATGATTCTGGAAGTCATcaagaattaaaaatatatatataagtatttcCTTCAGATGGTTAGGTTACATGTCATTCGAAAATTGTATAAGCGTATCATACTACTATCAAGGATGGACCATGTAACCTTTAATTTACATCGTTAGGTACTGAGGTTATATAATAGGAGCAGGTTACCAAAAGTGTTTCTAACTCATTATTTATATGTAAGTGGTTGCTTTTAGAGAAACTTGGACATTTTGTTTATTTAACACAGAAATATTCTATCTGTTTGTCCTATAAAGATGGTTTAGGTGTAAACCATCAAAACAAAAATGATTACATCATTTATGCTGATTTTGATTAGAGCCTGAACATTGTTAATGTGTCGATCAGTGGCAATGGAAAAATGATAGATCCATCAACCTTGAAGCTCAGCTAAAAATTCTTTTTCCCTAATATACTTGTAACTGGAAGAAGTATAGGGAGATTGCATCAGCAGTTCAGTAGTACAATGAGTCAATGACAACTTttagactaataaaaaacatTGCAAAGGTAACCTGCAGCTGATTAGTGCAGAGAATATcccctgcaaaaaaaaagattagtGCAGAGAATATACCACCAGCATTAGTTGACATACTGATGTGCAGCAAACACTGCCAATCAGCAATGTATAGTGTAGGCTAGTATTATTGAGGAATTTGCATTGCAATCCTTCGAAGTTATCAGTGTTAGCCATAAGGTACAGCCAGGTTGAGATATTGAGATGTACCAAAGATGAACACTATAACTCCCAGTAATCGAAGTAAAACTCATCTCGAAACAGGGGAAACCGAAAAACAGTAGATTTGTTGGTTGACTGATCAAATAAAGTAACACTCAATAAAGTTAGAACCAGAGAAATTGCTGGTATCTACCATGAGCAACAATTTGTCAGTTAAATGTTCATCCAGCTTCCAGAATAATATCAACTAAAACTAATCCATCCTAAGTAATACGAGGATTTAACTACCACAATCATTTGCCTAAGTAATAAGTCAGGCAACTCTGAATCGTCACATGGTATATGCTAACTGAAATGTAATGCTACTGATTCTGAACACACAGGTAAAACACCCCAGACCAGCGCAATAATCATAGGAAACATAATAATCCGCTAATGGCAAACGAAAAGTAAGCAAAGCAAGAGGAAACCTTGCGGAAAATCAAAACAGAACACAAACGATCTCCCCACAAGCAACCAAAAATTGGGGCATAAATCGAATTAGAAAACAGAGAGATCGAGGAAACATCACCCCCTTCCTTGAATTCTTCTCGGTTTTCCCCCGACTTCCCCTTCCTGCTCCGCTGCAACCACACGGGGGCTAGGTTTgaaggccacccacccgcaccAGCGCACAGTGGGAGCGCGCCAGTCCAAGCCGTAGCGGTGGAATTTAGTGCGTAGGGCAAGACTCCGATCTCCTACCTAACAACAACCCGCTATACTTTCCCCTTTATCTCTTTCTGAGTTTCTTCCCTTCCCTTCACagtggcttggcttggcttctCTCTCCGGTTGCTCCaaggtcgtcttcctcctctcgacTCAACCAATCAGTCCTTGGGAGTGGTGGTGGGACTGGTGGTTCGTTCACATGCGCCATGGCTCGGATTCCAGAGCTTGGGCCAGATGTCGGTAAGCCAGTGGGTGGGGTGGATACAGAAGAGCACGTGCCAAACCTTCCAAACTCCTAGTGGGCTCTAGTTAAATAGGCCTTTCTGTTGGGCCCCGGTTTGTGACGGCTTTGGGCCTGGTTCGGTGCTGGTCAAACGGGCTACTTGCGCCATATTTCTGCTATTTTTCGACTTGGGCGTGGCCATGAACGATCGACGATCTTCTCTCCCATGTTCAGAGCTAATCActggcggcggccgacgatACGATGACGTGAGGTGTACGCATGTCAGGACGTACGTACGTTCCCCGTGATTCACGATGAGAGGATTAGACGAAGGACGACCGGATAACGCCGCCCgaattcgatcgatcgatcgagggaCGACGTTGTAGTCTCTGCATGTGGCTGCTTAATTGCGCGCGCTCTGCGTAATCATGCCCATGCCACCAAACTCTCGATCGCCACCACCAATCGGCTGCAGGCTTCTGCATGCCGGTGATCTGGATTAGTGGATGGCcacatctattatatattaaaagtctattaaactttgTATAAACCCTTCTAAACCGTCACATAGGACCCTTAAAAACGCTCCTACGCCGCCATGTGACGATCTATTAAGTTATAGAAATTCTAAAAAATATCagccatcgattttcatttaatatATGGTGGgcccattattttcaaccattagatctattataaaaaaaccaattaaattTATCGCCAAAACCCAATATTGCCGATCTATATGTGCACATAAGTACGGACGTTTAGTAggtattaaaaaaaaggtacgTACATGTATTCCAAGATAAAAAAGTACGTACGTATGTACATAAGAAGGCCGGGTTAACGACAtatttttatcttctttttttctcactcGGATAGAAAAACCAAACTGCCCATATTAACTATGCTCTACTTACGCTGTAAAAATATAGGCACATGTCATCGAAACACCAATGAAAAgcataaattaattaaagtatatattatgtaatagttaaattagacttgcattttttaaaataaaaacaattctAACTGTGACTAGCAATTCTCAAAAGTTACCTATtccttacttaaaaaaataatgatatgtcaaaATGATATcactaaatttatcatgaaTATTCTGTTTTCTCTATTCGTATAATATTTAAATATCAAAGattgtatatattattttcACACCGTACTGATCTCCTTTATCTTCTACTTAGGATTCATTTGATCTAGCTGGATGGCTGAGCTTATTCAGGATACATGAAAAGACACATATCATTAGtgcaagattaattaaatattaaatataataaagccaaaatagatttatttaatttttaaacttttatataaaatatattttaataatacacaAGTTGCTTTTAAATATATACGATGTAGGTTATGGTTGTCAATTTAATTATAGTGCATAAAATGGTTCAGATGGATTTAGATATTATTATCAAAAGATATGTCTTTTGTAATAATTCCTATATCAATGGGTAGATAACTAGGAAAACATGCTTACGACAAACAAGGAGCAACCAATCCGATAATTACTCTAGAACTTATTGCTTATTTACTAAAACGTTTAATATGTAGTATGTAATATACTTTATGAATAAAAAATATCCTAATATATC
This window of the Oryza sativa Japonica Group chromosome 4, ASM3414082v1 genome carries:
- the LOC4337172 gene encoding binding partner of ACD11 1, which codes for MSGTGYTVEVTNLSSRASESDLHEFFSFSGAIEHIELIRSGEYGSTAYVTFKEPYSLETAVLLSGATIVDQPVCIARWGQPNEPYNFWDTPNWYTEEEIEYRTYQTCQFNSTPQEALTIAQDVVKTMLARGYVLSKDALARARAFDESHQVTATAAAKAAELSKRIGLTDRVSGLTDRVSAGVGAIRSVDETYHVSETTKTVATATGRTAVKVVNGIMTSSYFSAGAMMLSDALHRAAQAAADLAAHGRHN